A single window of Sphingobacterium sp. ML3W DNA harbors:
- a CDS encoding AAA family ATPase translates to MFFLAVDIMATLTSENVRFDLAEGMVLIDEIGTHLHPRWRMEVVSRLRKAFPKIRFIVTSHEPLCLRGLIEGETIVLTKNEHKEIIALTELPDPSELRIDQILTSDFFGLKSTIDPQTEKLFDEYYKILALEEKDRSEEQKNRILELSHVIPRIKHLGDTEREELAYYVIDELLARKTRKDGLKIKNNLETEALIRIKSIWKSLDNKSGLL, encoded by the coding sequence ATTTTTTTCTTAGCTGTTGATATAATGGCAACCTTAACTAGTGAAAATGTAAGATTTGATTTAGCCGAAGGTATGGTGCTAATTGATGAGATTGGTACACATCTTCACCCAAGGTGGCGTATGGAAGTGGTCAGTAGATTACGGAAAGCTTTTCCAAAAATCAGATTTATTGTAACTAGTCATGAACCTCTCTGTCTAAGAGGCCTGATTGAAGGAGAAACAATTGTGCTCACAAAAAATGAGCATAAAGAAATTATAGCATTAACTGAACTACCTGATCCAAGTGAGTTACGTATTGATCAAATTTTAACTTCAGATTTTTTTGGTTTAAAAAGCACAATCGATCCTCAAACAGAAAAACTATTTGATGAATATTACAAAATACTTGCCCTGGAAGAAAAAGACAGAAGTGAAGAACAAAAGAATCGTATTTTAGAGCTCAGTCATGTTATTCCTCGTATAAAACATCTAGGGGATACAGAGCGCGAAGAGCTTGCCTATTACGTTATTGATGAACTACTAGCCCGTAAGACAAGAAAGGATGGATTGAAAATCAAAAATAATTTAGAAACAGAGGCTTTGATAAGAATAAAAAGTATATGGAAAAGTTTGGACAATAAAAGTGGATTACTATGA
- a CDS encoding AAA family ATPase gives MIYINRKTISHPEIFYSKEIEAAKISEKNFYSRPYELRSQERNLTHLDQKLNNMLRKALMEVFNGRCAYCESQISNSSCDHFSPKNGARGFENEFSNDHYWWLSYEWNNLYNCCLECNRYKSSWFPVKGSRAATETKYNDIVIQEEALLIDPCIDRPQEHLTYNEAGEMVSLTTKGKTTIEIIKLNRSELVEARHRTIQKLKTQWNEFLNLIMRKNENLSLLNEIIYSWGEIFNNQELRTSYLGIQRHFLYKWFKELEIQNNPIFTNFNIFLDNENMSGKALKFSFQEIERSVNRQKITDTTRENNKAVTNLDGIRHIYVEKIELKNFKCFSKLELDFSNNRGIAESKTKQENPLLEPWVLFLGENGVGKSSLLKAIAIGLSGNEYIKSLCISGKEILKHDEKNGYIKIHLVGAINPIIVNFNIDTIISTIEQPIVNVVAYNSIRLKPTVGKIMPENVEFYGAKVKNLFDYTFSLLDAEIWLTKLKEDIFNRVALTLKDLMLL, from the coding sequence ATGATTTACATTAACCGAAAAACAATATCTCATCCAGAAATATTCTATTCAAAGGAAATTGAGGCAGCAAAAATAAGCGAAAAAAATTTTTATAGCAGACCTTATGAACTTAGGTCACAGGAAAGAAATCTGACACACCTCGATCAAAAATTAAATAATATGCTTAGAAAAGCATTGATGGAGGTATTTAATGGGAGATGTGCTTATTGCGAGTCCCAAATTTCGAATTCCAGTTGCGATCATTTTAGCCCCAAAAATGGAGCAAGGGGATTTGAAAATGAGTTTTCTAATGATCACTATTGGTGGCTTTCTTACGAATGGAATAATCTTTATAATTGTTGCTTAGAATGTAACCGATATAAATCATCTTGGTTTCCAGTGAAGGGATCTAGAGCTGCAACTGAAACAAAATACAATGATATTGTTATTCAGGAAGAAGCTCTATTAATAGATCCTTGCATTGATCGCCCCCAGGAACACTTAACATACAATGAAGCTGGAGAAATGGTTTCCTTAACAACCAAAGGTAAAACCACTATTGAAATTATAAAACTTAATCGTTCTGAACTAGTAGAAGCTAGACACAGAACAATACAAAAGCTAAAAACTCAATGGAATGAATTCTTAAATTTAATTATGCGCAAAAATGAAAACTTGAGCTTATTGAATGAGATAATATATTCATGGGGGGAAATTTTTAATAATCAGGAATTACGTACATCATATTTAGGAATTCAAAGACACTTTCTTTACAAATGGTTCAAAGAGCTTGAAATACAAAACAATCCCATCTTTACAAATTTTAATATATTCTTAGATAATGAAAATATGTCAGGCAAAGCTTTGAAATTTTCGTTTCAAGAAATTGAAAGATCTGTAAATAGACAAAAGATTACAGATACAACCAGAGAAAATAATAAAGCTGTAACTAACCTTGATGGTATCAGACATATTTACGTTGAAAAAATAGAGCTTAAGAACTTCAAATGTTTTTCAAAGCTGGAACTAGACTTTTCTAATAATAGAGGAATTGCCGAAAGCAAAACTAAACAGGAAAATCCCCTTTTAGAACCATGGGTATTATTTTTAGGGGAAAATGGCGTAGGAAAAAGTTCACTACTAAAAGCCATTGCCATCGGATTATCGGGAAATGAGTATATTAAAAGTCTGTGTATATCAGGCAAAGAGATTCTAAAACACGACGAGAAAAATGGTTATATTAAAATACACTTGGTCGGTGCAATAAACCCCATAATTGTTAATTTTAATATCGATACAATTATATCTACAATTGAACAACCTATAGTAAACGTTGTAGCTTACAATTCAATACGCCTAAAACCCACTGTTGGAAAAATAATGCCAGAGAACGTTGAATTTTATGGCGCCAAGGTTAAAAATTTATTCGATTATACATTTTCCTTGCTAGATGCTGAAATTTGGCTAACAAAATTAAAAGAAGACATATTTAACCGTGTGGCCCTAACGCTAAAAGACCTAATGTTATTATAA